The Syngnathus scovelli strain Florida chromosome 19, RoL_Ssco_1.2, whole genome shotgun sequence region AGGGAAGATGAGTGTCCGCCCAtcaaggaggaagaagaggagtggCACATCAGTCAGACGGAAGGTCACGTTGCCCGCTCGCCCGTTAAGGTGGAAGACGAAGGCCGTCAGATGGCAGGGGGGGAGCTCAGTCGCACCCTGGCCTCGCCAGCTGAGGACATCAGCCCAGAGGCCGACTCGCTTTTAGCGGCGCTCCACGATGAAGAAGTCAAGGAAGAAGAGTCTCCCTCCGACACGGAGGAGAGCGATGGCAGCCGAGACAGCGGTGAAAACGATGAGCGCTTTGAGTGCCGGCAGTGCGGCAAAGGTTTTGGAAAGCGCAAAAACTTGAGCACGCACATGTCCCTCCACACCGGGGAAGCTTTCAGTTGCTCCTTTTGCAGCAAAGCCTTCAAGAAACGCTACAACTTGCTCATCCACGCTCGCGTgcacactggagagaaacccTTCGCCTGCTCCCTGTGTGGCCTCAAGTTCTCCCAGAAGGCAAGTTTGCTGCGACACGCCACCACTCACAGCGGCCACAAGACCTTCACCTGCGCCGTCTGCAACCTCAGCTTGTGTCAGCGCTCCGATTTAATCGTCCACTCGcgcatccacactggcgagaaaccttttgacTGCTCGCTGTGCGGCGCTCGCTTCTCTCAAAAGGGAAGCCTGGCCAGGCACGCCAGGACGCACACGGGAGAGAAACCCTTCTCCTGCTCCGTCTGTGCCGGTGCCTACAGTCGCAGGTCCGCTCTGCTCAATCACCAGAAGGCGCACGGCAGCGGCAGGGGGGAGGGTCTGGGCACCGCCCGCACAACCAATCACAACGCGAATGACTCGCGAAATGCAATCTGACCTTTATGGACTGTGCCTCGATGAAACTGGAACCCACAAAACTGCCATCAAAGATCCTTTTGGAGTCAAGTCCTTACGAAAGGATTTGGGAGAAATTCCCATGCAGGCATTTTTATATCGTGGTCTCCAACGAGGACTCAAAAACACGATACAGACCTTT contains the following coding sequences:
- the LOC125987451 gene encoding gastrula zinc finger protein XlCGF8.2DB encodes the protein MEQRVQKPLCSQVNVKSEGLPRDVLKVVVGQDERPAVPCVKEEGREDECPPIKEEEEEWHISQTEGHVARSPVKVEDEGRQMAGGELSRTLASPAEDISPEADSLLAALHDEEVKEEESPSDTEESDGSRDSGENDERFECRQCGKGFGKRKNLSTHMSLHTGEAFSCSFCSKAFKKRYNLLIHARVHTGEKPFACSLCGLKFSQKASLLRHATTHSGHKTFTCAVCNLSLCQRSDLIVHSRIHTGEKPFDCSLCGARFSQKGSLARHARTHTGEKPFSCSVCAGAYSRRSALLNHQKAHGSGRGEGLGTARTTNHNANDSRNAI